From a single Raphanus sativus cultivar WK10039 chromosome 3, ASM80110v3, whole genome shotgun sequence genomic region:
- the LOC108845210 gene encoding probable E3 ubiquitin-protein ligase RHC2A, producing MSRDRGDNQLERRSYTCNECDMIITILSSSTSPSPYCPLCNVVSTFSSSTPFEVGLDDQENEENEELIPTVEISSSTLCCSSSDDSTLPCAICREDFVIGESARRLPCDHLYHNDCIIPWITSHNSCPLCRFELPGEASGDDSGLSMWFDALALEDDLEEDMGTVTLDLYQSLDG from the coding sequence ATGTCTAGGGACAGAGGTGACAACCAATTGGAGCGGCGGAGTTACACTTGTAATGAATGTGACATGATCATTACCATCCTCTCATCTTCTACTTCTCCTTCTCCATACTGTCCCCTATGCAATGTAGTCTCTACGTTTTCTTCTTCAACCCCTTTTGAGGTTGGTCTTGATGATCAAGAAAACGAAGAAAACGAGGAACTGATTCCGACCGTTGAAATTTCATCTTCAACGTTGTGTTGCTCTTCCTCAGACGACTCTACTTTACCATGCGCCATATGCAGGGAAGATTTCGTGATTGGAGAATCTGCTCGGAGATTGCCTTGCGACCATTTATACCATAATGATTGCATTATTCCTTGGATCACTAGTCATAACTCGTGTCCTCTCTGTCGGTTCGAGCTACCGGGTGAAGCTAGTGGAGACGACAGTGGTTTGTCCATGTGGTTCGATGCGTTGGCGTTAGAGGATGACTTGGAGGAAGATATGGGAACCGTCACGCTCGATTTGTACCAAAGTTTGGATGGCTAG